In Candidatus Nealsonbacteria bacterium DGGOD1a, one DNA window encodes the following:
- a CDS encoding YbaK/EbsC family protein, whose product MIKKVPKNKKRINKTEMPVKIPKKVEGFLSKTGIKCETITHRTVYTAFDKAATLKIKTGAIAKVLVIKIDRELAMAVIGGDRNLDMDKLAKLAKAKKIDFAKEKIIAETFKGIDPGAIPPFAGLWQIRVFCDKKFLESPKIIISAGSYEASLIITPAAFKKTNPEMAIGNFSAAKPKLKKPIKAALKKRRK is encoded by the coding sequence ATGATAAAAAAGGTTCCAAAAAATAAAAAACGGATTAACAAAACCGAGATGCCGGTGAAAATTCCAAAAAAAGTGGAAGGTTTTTTGAGTAAAACGGGGATTAAATGTGAAACAATAACTCATCGCACGGTCTATACCGCGTTTGACAAGGCGGCGACTTTAAAAATAAAGACAGGCGCGATCGCCAAAGTTTTGGTGATTAAAATTGACAGGGAATTGGCAATGGCGGTTATCGGCGGAGACAGGAATTTGGATATGGATAAGCTGGCAAAACTCGCCAAGGCAAAGAAAATTGATTTTGCCAAAGAAAAAATTATTGCCGAAACTTTTAAAGGTATTGACCCGGGAGCGATCCCGCCCTTTGCCGGTTTGTGGCAAATACGCGTTTTTTGCGACAAAAAATTTCTGGAATCGCCAAAAATAATAATATCCGCCGGAAGTTATGAAGCGTCGCTGATAATCACCCCCGCCGCATTTAAAAAAACCAACCCCGAAATGGCAATTGGCAATTTTTCGGCCGCCAAACCCAAATTAAAAAAGCCGATTAAGGCCGCCTTGAAAAAAAGAAGGAAATAG